One window of Nostoc sp. C052 genomic DNA carries:
- a CDS encoding DUF4255 domain-containing protein — translation MSNALAIGAVTAVIKSLLDNRLNDPSVSSSLGSTVAVTVLAPDLVVPSNGELQEDKLNLYLYQVTPNIGWRNVGMPMRDDRGDRVSNPPLAIDLHYLLTAYSKEPFHTEMLLGYGMQLLHEIAVLTRNAIRTALLSLPVNSQVLATAGLADQIEQIKICPQSMNPEEMSRLWSAFQSHYRPTVVYQASVVLIESQRSTKSALPVQQRQVFVLPFRQPVIEQVLSLEGANQPFTLGSTLVIVGQQLLANSTKIRIGAVVLPILISSDTRVTLLLAAPPLAVGDLNALRAGVQTVQIIQDLILNTQPHHGVESNVAAFVLHPKIVGAIALTPIQTDADGNSFRIATATLDVMVGQAQRVVLRLNQSGGDRAYSFTADPRSNDTHAVPIRITGVVTGTYLVRVQVDGADSLLDVDTNPASPTFNQFLGTPNLVIP, via the coding sequence ATGAGTAATGCCCTAGCGATCGGAGCGGTAACGGCTGTTATTAAGAGTCTGCTAGATAATCGCCTCAACGATCCCAGCGTCTCTAGCAGTTTGGGGAGTACAGTCGCCGTCACAGTGTTAGCTCCAGATTTAGTGGTGCCTAGCAATGGAGAACTTCAGGAAGATAAGCTCAATCTTTATCTCTATCAAGTTACACCCAACATCGGTTGGCGCAACGTTGGAATGCCGATGCGAGACGATCGAGGCGATCGCGTCAGTAATCCACCACTGGCAATCGATTTGCACTATCTCTTAACAGCGTATAGCAAAGAACCCTTTCATACCGAAATGCTTTTAGGCTATGGGATGCAACTACTGCATGAAATTGCCGTGTTGACCCGCAATGCAATTCGCACTGCCCTATTGAGCTTGCCTGTAAATTCCCAAGTTTTGGCAACAGCAGGACTGGCAGATCAGATTGAGCAAATCAAGATTTGTCCCCAGTCGATGAATCCTGAGGAAATGTCGAGGCTGTGGTCTGCTTTTCAGAGCCACTATCGACCCACAGTGGTCTATCAAGCATCTGTGGTGCTGATCGAAAGTCAACGTTCTACAAAATCAGCGTTGCCTGTTCAACAACGTCAGGTGTTTGTGCTGCCCTTCCGTCAACCCGTGATTGAGCAAGTGCTGTCATTAGAGGGTGCGAATCAGCCCTTTACACTGGGTAGCACGCTCGTAATTGTGGGACAGCAATTGCTAGCCAATTCCACCAAAATTCGGATTGGCGCGGTGGTTCTGCCCATCTTAATATCTAGCGACACGCGGGTGACTCTATTATTGGCAGCTCCACCCTTAGCAGTAGGAGATTTAAATGCATTGCGGGCGGGAGTGCAGACGGTGCAGATCATTCAAGATTTAATTTTGAATACCCAGCCCCATCACGGAGTTGAGTCAAATGTTGCGGCATTTGTGCTGCATCCAAAAATTGTTGGGGCGATCGCCCTCACCCCTATTCAAACTGATGCTGATGGCAACTCCTTCCGCATCGCCACCGCTACCCTAGACGTGATGGTAGGGCAAGCACAACGGGTGGTTTTACGGCTCAATCAGTCAGGCGGCGATCGCGCTTATTCTTTTACTGCCGACCCTCGCTCCAATGATACCCATGCTGTTCCGATTCGCATCACAGGCGTGGTGACAGGCACCTATCTCGTGAGGGTTCAAGTTGATGGAGCCGATAGTTTGCTGGATGTGGATACTAATCCCGCCAGTCCCACGTTTAACCAGTTTTTGGGTACGCCGAATTTGGTAATTCCATGA
- a CDS encoding ATP-binding protein: MMTHWQQVNQRYLATAIARIRQSLQRYIAQQQDTEPEIDAEPEDLAAIAATLPTLPALEKLTVAFQLTSFERDILVLCAGVELSASLGQLCSIIHSSPQLAYPTFSLALAALPESHWSALTPAAPLRRWRLIEVSNGESLTQSRIRIDERVLHDLVGISYLDDRLQGWVTPISVLGQLPPSHRSLAEQMAKQWSDFQGSILPVIQLCNREPGNENAFSIAAAACALLGLQLYSLAAAAIPAAIAEREALARLWEREALLNPSVLLIDCAELDRTHRPTVLSFVETLQSIVILTRREPLQLLATRGIIYLDVNPLSTTEQLELWQTALGTVDLNGQLEGLVSQFKLNPLSIQSVCASVYSEDSPPESDRLWDACRQQSRSRLDDLAQSIRAIATWQDLVLPDPQLQLLREIVAQVRQRIRVYETWEFAVRGSNGLGISALFAGASGTGKTLAAEVLAHELRLDLYRIDLSQVVSKYIGETEKNLRQVFDAAEASGAILLFDEADALFGKRSEVKDSHDRYANIEVSYLLQKMESYRGLAILTTNLKNAIDSAFLRRIRFVVQFPFPDAVQRIAIWQGMFSPKLPTIDLDFTKLARLNITGGNIRNIALNAAFLAANDGESLQMKHLLQAAQGEYAKLEKPFTEVEMGGWL; this comes from the coding sequence ATGATGACCCATTGGCAGCAAGTAAATCAACGTTATTTGGCAACGGCGATCGCCCGCATTCGCCAAAGTTTGCAGCGTTACATTGCCCAACAGCAAGACACCGAACCCGAAATAGACGCAGAACCAGAGGATTTGGCGGCGATCGCTGCAACTCTGCCCACCCTACCTGCCCTCGAAAAGTTGACAGTGGCATTTCAACTGACATCGTTTGAACGCGATATCTTAGTCCTCTGTGCTGGGGTAGAACTGAGCGCCTCCCTTGGTCAACTCTGTAGCATCATTCATAGCAGTCCCCAACTCGCCTATCCCACCTTTAGCTTGGCACTGGCGGCATTACCAGAATCCCATTGGAGCGCCTTAACGCCCGCTGCGCCCTTGCGACGTTGGCGGTTAATCGAAGTGAGCAACGGCGAAAGTCTGACTCAAAGCCGGATTCGCATTGATGAGCGAGTGTTGCATGATTTAGTGGGGATCTCTTATTTAGACGATCGCCTACAAGGATGGGTTACGCCGATTTCTGTGTTGGGTCAACTGCCGCCTTCCCATCGCTCACTAGCAGAGCAAATGGCAAAACAATGGTCAGACTTTCAGGGCAGCATTCTACCTGTTATTCAACTGTGCAATCGTGAACCAGGCAACGAGAATGCGTTCAGCATCGCTGCTGCCGCCTGTGCCCTCCTTGGTCTGCAACTTTATTCGCTTGCTGCTGCCGCCATTCCCGCCGCGATCGCCGAACGCGAAGCCCTCGCCCGTCTCTGGGAACGTGAAGCCCTCCTTAACCCCAGTGTCCTGCTGATTGATTGTGCAGAACTCGATCGCACCCACCGCCCCACCGTTTTGTCCTTTGTAGAAACGTTACAAAGCATCGTCATATTAACGCGCCGAGAACCCTTGCAGCTTCTTGCCACCCGTGGGATCATTTATCTTGATGTGAATCCGCTAAGTACAACAGAACAACTAGAGCTATGGCAAACGGCTTTGGGGACTGTCGATCTGAACGGACAGTTGGAAGGATTGGTAAGTCAATTTAAACTGAATCCCCTTAGCATTCAATCGGTTTGTGCATCGGTTTATTCAGAAGACAGCCCACCTGAGAGCGATCGCCTTTGGGATGCCTGCCGTCAACAATCGCGATCGCGCCTCGACGATTTGGCGCAATCTATTCGAGCGATCGCCACTTGGCAAGATTTGGTCTTGCCCGATCCGCAACTGCAGCTTTTGCGCGAGATTGTAGCACAAGTGAGACAGCGAATTCGCGTCTATGAAACCTGGGAATTTGCCGTGCGTGGCTCCAATGGTCTAGGGATTAGTGCGCTGTTTGCGGGAGCTAGCGGCACAGGGAAAACACTGGCAGCGGAGGTATTAGCCCATGAGCTACGGTTAGATTTATATCGAATTGACCTAAGCCAGGTGGTGAGTAAATATATTGGCGAAACAGAGAAGAATTTACGACAGGTGTTTGATGCTGCCGAAGCCAGCGGAGCCATTTTATTATTTGACGAAGCCGATGCGCTGTTTGGTAAACGCAGCGAGGTGAAAGATTCTCACGATCGCTACGCCAACATTGAGGTGAGTTATCTGCTGCAAAAGATGGAGTCTTATCGGGGACTAGCAATTCTGACTACAAACTTAAAAAATGCGATCGACTCAGCATTTCTCCGGCGCATTCGCTTTGTCGTGCAATTTCCCTTCCCCGATGCGGTTCAGCGTATTGCAATCTGGCAAGGGATGTTTTCTCCCAAACTGCCAACCATTGATCTCGACTTCACCAAACTGGCACGACTGAACATCACTGGCGGCAATATTCGTAATATTGCCTTGAATGCCGCATTCCTCGCCGCCAACGATGGAGAATCATTGCAAATGAAACATCTTCTGCAAGCTGCTCAGGGCGAATATGCAAAGTTAGAAAAACCATTCACTGAAGTAGAAATGGGAGGTTGGTTATGA
- a CDS encoding DUF4157 domain-containing protein, whose product MSSKTQAPVNATTKPSLSADKSGLLQRKCACGKSAGLTGECATCQKEKLTLQRKQTATQDDVSEVPPIAHEILPLPRVPMMQTKLTIGASNDPLEQEADRIADQVLAAPAHPAVSVAPPRIQRFTGQPTGQTDVAAPASVDRVLSSPGSPLEPALQQDMEQRFGYDFSRVRIHTDAAAVRSAQDVNANAYTVGHNIVFGIDQYSPETHEGQSLIAHELTHVLQQSQGSSIATIFLQRDPNDNQLTPKDRQLACVVRRGGCSSGTYSRDGGTADEDIPKYNKICRDEEKTNYDGSDIKPTPDECNNPPKEPLPAGAKILLGAFLVVGSGLAIAAVAVTAEAIIPIVIASIVETGTTGYAFYLANAFAVNEIGLFTAGLLMSCEGNVLGLLHAITTDPEQAIKILAEVYILHTSISVNNGSPRSATVPVKLLPPSEQQANSEKIRFKTVGPPHFEDTKPPEPITPPARQLTQGQNPPITPPARQLTQGQNPPITPPARQLTQGQNPPITPPARQLTQGQNPPITPPARQLTQSTYTGTGAGEVLGEIPPSDLPKTLAPNLKPGDPGAYKGIKPYFGSMVQQPAAKILQRRFSSSKLNFDNIEPSKNGPDVVWEGGKDPGFDLADLKAGEGEFNKFTKQAQSWVELRGKPLRVAMIVIAENGAVYTYYIGTFSP is encoded by the coding sequence ATGAGCAGCAAAACTCAAGCCCCAGTCAACGCCACCACTAAACCCTCCTTGAGTGCTGATAAATCTGGGCTGTTGCAACGCAAATGTGCTTGTGGCAAGTCAGCAGGGCTAACAGGTGAATGTGCTACGTGCCAGAAGGAAAAACTGACCCTACAGCGAAAACAAACTGCTACTCAGGATGATGTTTCTGAAGTACCGCCGATCGCTCATGAAATTCTCCCATTACCGCGCGTTCCGATGATGCAGACCAAACTCACCATTGGCGCGAGTAATGATCCACTGGAACAGGAAGCAGACCGAATTGCCGATCAGGTGTTAGCAGCACCCGCGCATCCAGCTGTTAGCGTTGCGCCACCGCGCATCCAGCGCTTTACGGGGCAACCAACTGGGCAGACGGATGTGGCAGCCCCCGCCAGCGTAGACCGCGTTTTGTCGAGTCCTGGCAGTCCGCTGGAGCCTGCGTTACAGCAAGATATGGAACAGCGCTTTGGTTACGACTTTTCGCGGGTGCGGATACATACTGATGCGGCGGCTGTGCGATCGGCGCAGGACGTAAACGCCAATGCCTACACGGTGGGACACAACATAGTGTTTGGTATAGATCAGTACTCGCCTGAGACGCACGAGGGGCAGAGCTTGATTGCCCATGAACTTACACATGTTTTACAGCAAAGCCAAGGGAGTTCCATTGCTACTATATTTTTGCAACGAGATCCTAACGACAACCAGTTAACTCCTAAAGATCGACAACTGGCTTGCGTAGTAAGACGAGGCGGTTGCTCATCTGGTACTTATAGCCGTGACGGAGGAACTGCTGATGAGGATATTCCTAAATACAACAAGATATGTAGAGACGAGGAGAAAACTAATTACGATGGGTCTGACATCAAGCCAACGCCAGATGAGTGCAATAACCCCCCCAAGGAGCCTTTGCCAGCCGGAGCAAAGATTCTACTGGGAGCTTTTTTAGTAGTAGGTTCTGGGCTAGCTATTGCAGCTGTTGCCGTCACAGCTGAAGCTATTATACCGATTGTCATTGCTAGTATCGTAGAAACTGGTACAACTGGTTACGCTTTTTACCTTGCAAACGCCTTTGCTGTCAACGAAATCGGACTTTTTACTGCTGGGCTATTAATGTCCTGTGAAGGAAATGTTCTTGGGCTGCTCCATGCCATCACAACCGATCCTGAACAAGCAATCAAGATATTGGCTGAAGTCTACATCCTCCATACAAGCATCAGTGTCAATAATGGATCTCCACGATCGGCGACAGTTCCTGTAAAACTGCTTCCGCCAAGTGAGCAGCAGGCGAACTCGGAGAAGATTAGGTTCAAGACTGTGGGTCCACCACATTTCGAGGATACAAAACCGCCTGAACCCATTACCCCTCCAGCCCGACAACTCACCCAAGGGCAAAACCCACCCATTACACCTCCAGCCCGACAACTTACCCAAGGGCAAAACCCACCCATTACACCTCCAGCACGACAACTCACCCAAGGGCAAAACCCACCCATTACACCTCCAGCCCGACAACTTACCCAAGGGCAAAACCCACCCATTACCCCTCCAGCCCGACAACTCACCCAAAGTACATATACAGGTACAGGGGCAGGTGAGGTTCTGGGAGAAATACCTCCTAGTGATTTACCTAAAACATTAGCTCCCAATCTAAAACCTGGGGATCCTGGTGCCTATAAAGGTATAAAGCCATATTTTGGAAGCATGGTACAACAGCCAGCAGCAAAAATATTGCAAAGACGTTTTTCTTCTTCTAAACTCAACTTTGACAACATAGAGCCAAGTAAAAATGGCCCAGATGTTGTTTGGGAAGGTGGAAAAGACCCAGGATTCGATCTCGCGGATCTTAAAGCAGGTGAGGGAGAATTTAATAAGTTTACAAAGCAAGCTCAAAGTTGGGTAGAGCTCAGAGGAAAGCCTCTTAGAGTAGCTATGATAGTGATTGCAGAAAATGGAGCAGTTTATACTTACTACATAGGTACATTTTCACCATAG